A region from the Rufibacter sp. DG15C genome encodes:
- a CDS encoding amidohydrolase family protein: MKKTALLFASLLIGSTAWAQVPVPAVKQNKATVLTGATLHVGNGQVIEKAAIAFDNGKITYAGPASGFNAGATAYDKVDVAGKHIYPGLILPNSQIGLTEIESVRATLDQQEVGIFNPNVRSVVAYNTDSDITPTLRSNGVLMAQVTPVGGMISGSSSVVQLDAWNWEDALIKADGGIHLRWPAMVQMGDTSPQAVQRKQQRDAGLQQLTALLSEASVYKNQKNDKQNLRLTSMTGLFDGSKKLFIHADYGKEIVEAVRFAQKAGIKNMVIVGGGDALMVADFLKENQIPVIYSGVHALPARAGDDVYLPYKMPGYLQKAGILFCLDYDASLHGTRNLPFIAGTAVAFGLDKEAALSSVTLNAAKILGVDQQVGSLEVGKDATLVVSEGDLLDMRTNKVSHSFIQGRKLNLTDKQQYLYEKFNNKYEVGK; this comes from the coding sequence ATGAAAAAGACAGCCTTGCTCTTTGCATCGCTCTTGATAGGCAGTACCGCCTGGGCGCAAGTGCCCGTGCCCGCCGTCAAGCAAAATAAAGCGACGGTGCTAACTGGTGCCACCCTGCACGTAGGCAATGGGCAGGTGATAGAAAAAGCCGCCATTGCCTTTGATAACGGGAAGATTACCTACGCCGGTCCAGCTTCAGGTTTCAATGCCGGAGCCACCGCCTATGACAAAGTAGATGTAGCGGGCAAGCACATCTACCCAGGCTTGATTCTGCCCAACTCCCAGATTGGCTTGACAGAGATAGAGTCGGTACGCGCTACGTTGGACCAGCAGGAAGTGGGCATCTTCAACCCGAACGTTCGCTCAGTGGTGGCCTATAACACGGATTCTGACATTACGCCCACCTTGCGCTCCAATGGCGTTTTGATGGCACAGGTGACGCCGGTGGGCGGCATGATCTCAGGATCTTCCTCAGTAGTGCAGTTAGACGCCTGGAACTGGGAAGACGCCTTGATCAAAGCCGATGGTGGGATTCATCTGAGATGGCCTGCCATGGTGCAGATGGGGGATACTTCGCCGCAGGCGGTGCAACGCAAACAGCAGCGTGATGCCGGTCTGCAGCAACTGACAGCGCTGCTCTCTGAAGCTTCTGTGTACAAAAACCAGAAGAATGACAAGCAGAACCTGCGCCTGACCTCTATGACTGGTTTGTTTGACGGTAGTAAGAAACTCTTCATCCATGCAGACTACGGCAAAGAGATTGTGGAGGCGGTACGCTTCGCGCAAAAGGCCGGGATCAAGAACATGGTCATAGTAGGCGGCGGAGACGCGTTGATGGTGGCTGACTTCTTAAAGGAAAACCAAATCCCGGTCATCTATTCAGGAGTGCACGCGCTGCCGGCCAGAGCCGGCGATGATGTGTACCTGCCCTACAAGATGCCAGGCTACTTGCAAAAGGCCGGGATCCTGTTCTGCCTGGACTACGACGCCAGCTTACACGGCACGCGTAACTTGCCGTTCATTGCCGGTACGGCCGTGGCTTTTGGTCTAGACAAAGAAGCTGCCTTGTCCTCTGTGACCTTGAACGCCGCCAAGATTCTGGGGGTAGACCAGCAAGTAGGTTCGCTGGAAGTAGGGAAAGACGCCACACTGGTGGTATCTGAAGGGGACTTACTGGACATGCGTACCAACAAAGTAAGCCACTCGTTCATCCAAGGCCGCAAGCTCAACCTCACAGACAAGCAACAATACTTGTATGAGAAGTTCAATAACAAATATGAGGTAGGTAAATAA